A part of Syngnathus acus chromosome 20, fSynAcu1.2, whole genome shotgun sequence genomic DNA contains:
- the LOC119139170 gene encoding 5'-AMP-activated protein kinase subunit gamma-2-like isoform X1: MMTPAQDVNVFGMSSGVEKDKARKGETNGGKNFFPQASDSASRATPTPGKSIAESPPTTRRLSFSGMFRLASRESNQQMSSSPITSKLFARNKRSKARAFSLSCTTPPPPALQTPPGQEQLSVFPLETYASEPRRLRSFSSPPDTGPRSSSSSSASGCHPTPLATPLAVGNQATDVAGEMQLRGLADEGVCADSERDIYTRFMKSHKCYDIIPTSSKLVVFDTTLQVKKAFFALVANGVRAAPLWETKKQSFVGMLTITDFINILTRYYKSPMVQIYELEEHKIETWRELYLQETFKPLVHISPDASIFEAVHSLIRNKIHRLPVVDPLSGNALYILTHKRILKFLQLFLCEMPMPAFMKKTLEEVGVGTYADVAFIHPDTPLITALSVFTHRRVSALPVVNHQGQVVDIYSKFDVINLAAEKTYNDLGVTVTQALRHRSQYFEGVLKCNKMETLETIVDRIVKAEVHRLVAVDEESRIVGIVSLSDILQALVLTPAGVLRVGDSFHTRAASGSTLDQDHIADQERDLGIDHKQGYSQDQEKDQDHSQDQSIDQDHEHNHSSDKEQEQDQDQSQEQNIDQDPNHDNNQDHNDDKDHEHNHSSDKEQEQDQDQSQEQNIDQDPNHDNNQDHNDDKDHNNSREQIKDQERDNDKEDIWDLEHNQDYDQEHNNAQEDDHHDNALDQELDNDPNHQHNQEHDQTLCGDKRTNSKQEEMETEGDTGGETERGE, encoded by the exons ATGATGACTCCGGCGCAGGACGTAAACGTGTTTGGAATGTCTTCTGGAGTGGAGAAGGACAAAGCGAGGAAG GGGGAGACAAACGGCGGCAAGAACTTCTTCCCGCAAGCTAGCGACTCTGCCTCCAGGGCCACGCCCACTCCAGGCAAAAGCATCGCAGAGTCCCCGCCCACTACACGAAG GTTGAGCTTCAGTGGGATGTTCAGGTTGGCCTCGAGGGAATCCAACCAGCAAATGTCATCCTCACCTATCACCAGCAAGCTTTTCGCACGCAACAAGAGGAGCAAAGCCAGAG CCTTCAGTTTGTCGTGCACCACCCCCCCGCCACCGGCTCTGCAGACTCCCCCCGGCCAGGAGCAGTTGAGCGTCTTCCCCCTGGAGACATACGCCAGCGAGCCCAGACGTCTGCGATCCTTCTCGTCTCCTCCGGACACAGGACCGCGCTCGTCCTCGTCTTCATCCGCATCAGGCTGTCACCCAACACCTTTGGCCACGCCCCTTGCCGTTGGCAACCAG gCAACGGATGTAGCGGGAGAGATGCAGCTACGAGGCCTCGCGGACGAGGGCG tgTGTGCGGACTCCGAGAGGGACATTTACACGCGCTTCATGAAGTCTCACAAGTGTTACGACATCATACCCACCAGCTCCAAACTGGTCGTCTTTGACACCACGCTGCAG GTGAAGAAAGCCTTCTTTGCTCTTGTCGCAAACGGAGTTCGAGCTGCTCCTCTGTGGGAAACCAAGAAACAAAGTTTTGTTg GAATGTTAACTATCACGGACTTCATCAACATCTTGACCAGATACTATAAGTCACCCATG gttcaGATTTACGAGCTGGAGGAACACAAGATAGAGACATGGAGAG AGCTTTACCTGCAGGAAACCTTCAAGCCTCTGGTCCACATCTCGCCAGATGCCAG CATCTTCGAGGCGGTGCACTCACTGATCCGGAACAAGATTCATCGTCTTCCAGTTGTCGACCCGCTGAGCGGCAATGCACTTTACATCCTGACGCACAAACGCATCCTCAAGTTCCTGCAGCTCTTT CTGTGCGAGATGCCCATGCCTGCCTTCATGAAGAAGACGCTGGAGGAAGTGGGGGTGGGCACTTACGCTGACGTCGCCTTCATCCACCCGGACACTCCCCTCATCACCGCCCTGTCCGTCTTCACACACCGCCGTGTTTCTGCCTTGCCCGTCGTCAATCACCAAG GCCAAGTGGTGGACATCTACTCCAAGTTTGACGTGATC AACTTGGCGGCGGAGAAGACTTATAACGACCTGGGCGTGACGGTCACACAGGCGCTGCGGCACCGCTCGCAGTACTTTGAGGGCGTCCTGAAGTGCAACAAGATGGAGACGCTGGAGACCATCGTGGACCGCATCGTCAAGGCTGAG GTTCACAGGTTGGTGGCGGTGGATGAAGAGTCTCGCATCGTGGGCATCGTGTCCTTGTCGGACATCCTTCAGGCGCTTGTTTTGACTCCTGCCG GTGTGCTCAGGGTCGGCGACTCTTTCCACACTCGCGCTGCTTCGGGCTCTACATTGGACCAGGACCACATAGCTGACCAGGAACGCGACCTGGGAATTGACCACAAGCAGGGCTACAGCCAGGACCAGGAGAAGGATCAGGACCACAGTCAGGACCAAAGCATTGACCAGGACCATGAGCACAACCACAGCAGTGACAAGGAGCAGGAACAAGATCAGGACCAAAGTCAGGAGCAGAACATTGACCAGGATCCAAATCATGACAACAACCAGGACCATAACGATGACAAGGACCATGAGCACAACCACAGCAGTGACAAGGAGCAGGAACAAGATCAGGACCAAAGTCAGGAGCAGAACATTGACCAGGATCCAAATCATGACAACAACCAGGACCATAACGATGACAAGGACCATAACAACAGCCGGGAACAGATCAAAGACCAGGAACGTGACAATGACAAGGAAGATATCTGGGATCTGGAACACAACCAGGACTATGACCAGGAACATAATAATGCCCAGGAAGATGACCACCATGATAATGCCCTGGACCAGGAACTTGACAATGACCCCAATCATCAGCACAACCAGGAGCATGATCAAACCCTCTGTGGAGACAAGCGCACTAACTCCAAGCAGGAGGAGATGGAGACTGAAGGCGATACTGGTGGGGAGACAGAAAGGGGGGAATGA
- the LOC119139170 gene encoding 5'-AMP-activated protein kinase subunit gamma-2-like isoform X2 yields the protein MSSGVEKDKARKGETNGGKNFFPQASDSASRATPTPGKSIAESPPTTRRLSFSGMFRLASRESNQQMSSSPITSKLFARNKRSKARAFSLSCTTPPPPALQTPPGQEQLSVFPLETYASEPRRLRSFSSPPDTGPRSSSSSSASGCHPTPLATPLAVGNQATDVAGEMQLRGLADEGVCADSERDIYTRFMKSHKCYDIIPTSSKLVVFDTTLQVKKAFFALVANGVRAAPLWETKKQSFVGMLTITDFINILTRYYKSPMVQIYELEEHKIETWRELYLQETFKPLVHISPDASIFEAVHSLIRNKIHRLPVVDPLSGNALYILTHKRILKFLQLFLCEMPMPAFMKKTLEEVGVGTYADVAFIHPDTPLITALSVFTHRRVSALPVVNHQGQVVDIYSKFDVINLAAEKTYNDLGVTVTQALRHRSQYFEGVLKCNKMETLETIVDRIVKAEVHRLVAVDEESRIVGIVSLSDILQALVLTPAGVLRVGDSFHTRAASGSTLDQDHIADQERDLGIDHKQGYSQDQEKDQDHSQDQSIDQDHEHNHSSDKEQEQDQDQSQEQNIDQDPNHDNNQDHNDDKDHEHNHSSDKEQEQDQDQSQEQNIDQDPNHDNNQDHNDDKDHNNSREQIKDQERDNDKEDIWDLEHNQDYDQEHNNAQEDDHHDNALDQELDNDPNHQHNQEHDQTLCGDKRTNSKQEEMETEGDTGGETERGE from the exons ATGTCTTCTGGAGTGGAGAAGGACAAAGCGAGGAAG GGGGAGACAAACGGCGGCAAGAACTTCTTCCCGCAAGCTAGCGACTCTGCCTCCAGGGCCACGCCCACTCCAGGCAAAAGCATCGCAGAGTCCCCGCCCACTACACGAAG GTTGAGCTTCAGTGGGATGTTCAGGTTGGCCTCGAGGGAATCCAACCAGCAAATGTCATCCTCACCTATCACCAGCAAGCTTTTCGCACGCAACAAGAGGAGCAAAGCCAGAG CCTTCAGTTTGTCGTGCACCACCCCCCCGCCACCGGCTCTGCAGACTCCCCCCGGCCAGGAGCAGTTGAGCGTCTTCCCCCTGGAGACATACGCCAGCGAGCCCAGACGTCTGCGATCCTTCTCGTCTCCTCCGGACACAGGACCGCGCTCGTCCTCGTCTTCATCCGCATCAGGCTGTCACCCAACACCTTTGGCCACGCCCCTTGCCGTTGGCAACCAG gCAACGGATGTAGCGGGAGAGATGCAGCTACGAGGCCTCGCGGACGAGGGCG tgTGTGCGGACTCCGAGAGGGACATTTACACGCGCTTCATGAAGTCTCACAAGTGTTACGACATCATACCCACCAGCTCCAAACTGGTCGTCTTTGACACCACGCTGCAG GTGAAGAAAGCCTTCTTTGCTCTTGTCGCAAACGGAGTTCGAGCTGCTCCTCTGTGGGAAACCAAGAAACAAAGTTTTGTTg GAATGTTAACTATCACGGACTTCATCAACATCTTGACCAGATACTATAAGTCACCCATG gttcaGATTTACGAGCTGGAGGAACACAAGATAGAGACATGGAGAG AGCTTTACCTGCAGGAAACCTTCAAGCCTCTGGTCCACATCTCGCCAGATGCCAG CATCTTCGAGGCGGTGCACTCACTGATCCGGAACAAGATTCATCGTCTTCCAGTTGTCGACCCGCTGAGCGGCAATGCACTTTACATCCTGACGCACAAACGCATCCTCAAGTTCCTGCAGCTCTTT CTGTGCGAGATGCCCATGCCTGCCTTCATGAAGAAGACGCTGGAGGAAGTGGGGGTGGGCACTTACGCTGACGTCGCCTTCATCCACCCGGACACTCCCCTCATCACCGCCCTGTCCGTCTTCACACACCGCCGTGTTTCTGCCTTGCCCGTCGTCAATCACCAAG GCCAAGTGGTGGACATCTACTCCAAGTTTGACGTGATC AACTTGGCGGCGGAGAAGACTTATAACGACCTGGGCGTGACGGTCACACAGGCGCTGCGGCACCGCTCGCAGTACTTTGAGGGCGTCCTGAAGTGCAACAAGATGGAGACGCTGGAGACCATCGTGGACCGCATCGTCAAGGCTGAG GTTCACAGGTTGGTGGCGGTGGATGAAGAGTCTCGCATCGTGGGCATCGTGTCCTTGTCGGACATCCTTCAGGCGCTTGTTTTGACTCCTGCCG GTGTGCTCAGGGTCGGCGACTCTTTCCACACTCGCGCTGCTTCGGGCTCTACATTGGACCAGGACCACATAGCTGACCAGGAACGCGACCTGGGAATTGACCACAAGCAGGGCTACAGCCAGGACCAGGAGAAGGATCAGGACCACAGTCAGGACCAAAGCATTGACCAGGACCATGAGCACAACCACAGCAGTGACAAGGAGCAGGAACAAGATCAGGACCAAAGTCAGGAGCAGAACATTGACCAGGATCCAAATCATGACAACAACCAGGACCATAACGATGACAAGGACCATGAGCACAACCACAGCAGTGACAAGGAGCAGGAACAAGATCAGGACCAAAGTCAGGAGCAGAACATTGACCAGGATCCAAATCATGACAACAACCAGGACCATAACGATGACAAGGACCATAACAACAGCCGGGAACAGATCAAAGACCAGGAACGTGACAATGACAAGGAAGATATCTGGGATCTGGAACACAACCAGGACTATGACCAGGAACATAATAATGCCCAGGAAGATGACCACCATGATAATGCCCTGGACCAGGAACTTGACAATGACCCCAATCATCAGCACAACCAGGAGCATGATCAAACCCTCTGTGGAGACAAGCGCACTAACTCCAAGCAGGAGGAGATGGAGACTGAAGGCGATACTGGTGGGGAGACAGAAAGGGGGGAATGA
- the LOC119139170 gene encoding 5'-AMP-activated protein kinase subunit gamma-2-like isoform X3 codes for MNDDGQATDVAGEMQLRGLADEGVCADSERDIYTRFMKSHKCYDIIPTSSKLVVFDTTLQVKKAFFALVANGVRAAPLWETKKQSFVGMLTITDFINILTRYYKSPMVQIYELEEHKIETWRELYLQETFKPLVHISPDASIFEAVHSLIRNKIHRLPVVDPLSGNALYILTHKRILKFLQLFLCEMPMPAFMKKTLEEVGVGTYADVAFIHPDTPLITALSVFTHRRVSALPVVNHQGQVVDIYSKFDVINLAAEKTYNDLGVTVTQALRHRSQYFEGVLKCNKMETLETIVDRIVKAEVHRLVAVDEESRIVGIVSLSDILQALVLTPAGVLRVGDSFHTRAASGSTLDQDHIADQERDLGIDHKQGYSQDQEKDQDHSQDQSIDQDHEHNHSSDKEQEQDQDQSQEQNIDQDPNHDNNQDHNDDKDHEHNHSSDKEQEQDQDQSQEQNIDQDPNHDNNQDHNDDKDHNNSREQIKDQERDNDKEDIWDLEHNQDYDQEHNNAQEDDHHDNALDQELDNDPNHQHNQEHDQTLCGDKRTNSKQEEMETEGDTGGETERGE; via the exons ATGAACGACGACGGCCAG gCAACGGATGTAGCGGGAGAGATGCAGCTACGAGGCCTCGCGGACGAGGGCG tgTGTGCGGACTCCGAGAGGGACATTTACACGCGCTTCATGAAGTCTCACAAGTGTTACGACATCATACCCACCAGCTCCAAACTGGTCGTCTTTGACACCACGCTGCAG GTGAAGAAAGCCTTCTTTGCTCTTGTCGCAAACGGAGTTCGAGCTGCTCCTCTGTGGGAAACCAAGAAACAAAGTTTTGTTg GAATGTTAACTATCACGGACTTCATCAACATCTTGACCAGATACTATAAGTCACCCATG gttcaGATTTACGAGCTGGAGGAACACAAGATAGAGACATGGAGAG AGCTTTACCTGCAGGAAACCTTCAAGCCTCTGGTCCACATCTCGCCAGATGCCAG CATCTTCGAGGCGGTGCACTCACTGATCCGGAACAAGATTCATCGTCTTCCAGTTGTCGACCCGCTGAGCGGCAATGCACTTTACATCCTGACGCACAAACGCATCCTCAAGTTCCTGCAGCTCTTT CTGTGCGAGATGCCCATGCCTGCCTTCATGAAGAAGACGCTGGAGGAAGTGGGGGTGGGCACTTACGCTGACGTCGCCTTCATCCACCCGGACACTCCCCTCATCACCGCCCTGTCCGTCTTCACACACCGCCGTGTTTCTGCCTTGCCCGTCGTCAATCACCAAG GCCAAGTGGTGGACATCTACTCCAAGTTTGACGTGATC AACTTGGCGGCGGAGAAGACTTATAACGACCTGGGCGTGACGGTCACACAGGCGCTGCGGCACCGCTCGCAGTACTTTGAGGGCGTCCTGAAGTGCAACAAGATGGAGACGCTGGAGACCATCGTGGACCGCATCGTCAAGGCTGAG GTTCACAGGTTGGTGGCGGTGGATGAAGAGTCTCGCATCGTGGGCATCGTGTCCTTGTCGGACATCCTTCAGGCGCTTGTTTTGACTCCTGCCG GTGTGCTCAGGGTCGGCGACTCTTTCCACACTCGCGCTGCTTCGGGCTCTACATTGGACCAGGACCACATAGCTGACCAGGAACGCGACCTGGGAATTGACCACAAGCAGGGCTACAGCCAGGACCAGGAGAAGGATCAGGACCACAGTCAGGACCAAAGCATTGACCAGGACCATGAGCACAACCACAGCAGTGACAAGGAGCAGGAACAAGATCAGGACCAAAGTCAGGAGCAGAACATTGACCAGGATCCAAATCATGACAACAACCAGGACCATAACGATGACAAGGACCATGAGCACAACCACAGCAGTGACAAGGAGCAGGAACAAGATCAGGACCAAAGTCAGGAGCAGAACATTGACCAGGATCCAAATCATGACAACAACCAGGACCATAACGATGACAAGGACCATAACAACAGCCGGGAACAGATCAAAGACCAGGAACGTGACAATGACAAGGAAGATATCTGGGATCTGGAACACAACCAGGACTATGACCAGGAACATAATAATGCCCAGGAAGATGACCACCATGATAATGCCCTGGACCAGGAACTTGACAATGACCCCAATCATCAGCACAACCAGGAGCATGATCAAACCCTCTGTGGAGACAAGCGCACTAACTCCAAGCAGGAGGAGATGGAGACTGAAGGCGATACTGGTGGGGAGACAGAAAGGGGGGAATGA
- the LOC119139386 gene encoding zinc finger protein 517-like isoform X2 translates to MAAMAAAPPRGGEDLHVLVRKWQEVACQWEAPAGSTFEVGCQSDNAQSRDVGVQTDLLTRRLSWRRAGFSGISVRRLALRANRQNAVSSPSPPLSGGRPRRTRRPPRWREDLQTPAMLELRQKVAAEDEEDQGVQTLPQEGAAAADAKLEAENIMCDVCGQVMKNKSSLARHSFIHTGKKPFACHLCDLRFNRRDNLSHHLSRLHPGGVTRREKRRPVQTWLCDVCGKTFRCRSALKTHEIIHLGVKPHRCDLCPKAYMRTNDLQHHKLTVHQDGEGDGSGTRRRSGSLLCHFCGKELKFRSQLAAHLQTHTDERPHLCDVCGRKFCRRYQLERHKLLVHVDGGATEDEEGSLPCDVCGKRLKTEALLAAHSRMHSGDKPFRCTLCLRRFMRHACLKRHYARAHMKEGSGAAARSAGLRQDKSFPCATCGKVFKFRSLLSNHAAVHSDERPHACDFCPRRFRRLSHLKRHRRVVHRDGARLPQNFVCHICGKDKKCRSQLARHVIIHTGERPFGCDMCAARFNRRGNLQQHRKRVHGIHPTPEEADPPVLFPDLDEDCDYKLEDTASSSAD, encoded by the exons ATGGCAGCTATGGCGGCAGCGCCACCCAGAGGCGGAGAGGACCTGCACGTCCTGGTGAGGAAGTGGCAAGAGGTGGCCTGCCAGTGGGAGGCGCCAGCGGGCAGCACCTTTGAGGTTGGCTGCCAGAGCGATAACGCCCAGAGTCGAGACGTCGGCGTCCAGACGGACCTGTTGACTCGCCGACTGTCCTGGAGACGTGCGG GTTTCTCCGGCATATCCGTCAGGCGTTTGGCCCTGCGAGCCAATCGTCAAAATG CCGTCTCCTCCCCCTCGCCGCCGCTGTCTGGTGGGCGGCCGCGGAGAACACGGCGACCTCCACGGTGGCGCGAAGATCTGCAGACGCCGGCGATGCTCGAATTGCGGCAGAAGGTGGCGgccgaggacgaggaggaccAGGGTGTGCAGACGTTGCCCCAGGAGG GTGCGGCAGCGGCCGACGCCAAGTTGGAGGCAGAGAACATCATGTGCGATGTGTGCGGGCAGGTTATGAAGAACAAGTCCAGCCTGGCTCGTCATTCCTTCATCCACACGGGCAAGAAACCGTTTGCGTGCCACCTGTGCGACCTTCGCTTCAACCGTCGCGACAACCTCAGCCATCACCTCAGCCGGCTCCACCCGGGGGGCGTGACCCGGCGCGAGAAGCGGCGCCCCGTCCAGACGTGGCTCTGCGACGTGTGCGGGAAAACCTTCCGCTGCAGGTCGGCTCTCAAGACGCACGAGATCATCCATCTGGGAGTCAAACCCCACCGCTGCGACCTTTGCCCGAAGGCCTACATGCGCACCAACGACCTCCAGCACCACAAGCTCACCGTGCACCAGGATGGTGAAGGTGACGGCAGCGGGACGCGCCGCCGCTCGGGCTCCTTGCTGTGTCACTTCTGCGGGAAAGAGCTCAAGTTCCGATCTCAGTTGGCGGCGCATCTGCAGACGCACACGGACGAGCGGCCGCACCTCTGTGACGTCTGCGGCCGCAAATTCTGCCGCCGCTACCAGCTGGAGCGCCACAAGCTCCTCGTCCATGTCGACGGCGGTGCCACAGAGGACGAGGAAGGCTCGCTGCCGTGCGACGTGTGTGGCAAGCGGCTGAAGACCGAGGCACTCCTCGCCGCCCACTCGCGCATGCACTCGGGTGACAAGCCCTTTCGCTGCACGCTGTGCCTGCGCCGTTTTATGCGCCACGCCTGCCTCAAGCGACActacgcacgcgcacacatgaAGGAGGGCAGCGGGGCGGCGGCACGCTCCGCCGGTCTGCGCCAAGACAAGTCCTTCCCCTGCGCCACCTGCGGCAAAGTGTTCAAGTTCCGCTCGCTGCTGAGCAACCACGCGGCCGTGCACAGCGACGAGCGGCCGCACGCCTGCGACTTCTGCCCGCGCCGCTTCCGCCGCCTCAGCCACCTGAAGCGGCACCGACGCGTGGTCCACCGTGACGGCGCACGCCTGCCGCAGAACTTTGTGTGCCACATCTGCGGCAAGGACAAGAAGTGCCGCTCGCAGCTGGCGCGCCACGTCATCATCCACACGGGCGAGCGCCCCTTCGGTTGCGACATGTGCGCCGCGCGCTTCAATCGTCGAGGCAACCTGCAGCAGCACAGGAAGCGCGTGCACGGCATCCACCCGACGCCGGAAGAGGCCGACCCGCCGGTGCTCTTCCCTGACCTCGACGAGGACTGCGACTATAAACTGGAAGACACTGCGTCCTCGTCCGCTGACTGA
- the LOC119139386 gene encoding zinc finger protein 83-like isoform X1, producing MAAMAAAPPRGGEDLHVLVRKWQEVACQWEAPAGSTFEVGCQSDNAQSRDVGVQTDLLTRRLSWRRAGFSGISVRRLALRANRQNGDGTLPHSKSKVIRTAVKAQEVSLADVAVSSPSPPLSGGRPRRTRRPPRWREDLQTPAMLELRQKVAAEDEEDQGVQTLPQEGAAAADAKLEAENIMCDVCGQVMKNKSSLARHSFIHTGKKPFACHLCDLRFNRRDNLSHHLSRLHPGGVTRREKRRPVQTWLCDVCGKTFRCRSALKTHEIIHLGVKPHRCDLCPKAYMRTNDLQHHKLTVHQDGEGDGSGTRRRSGSLLCHFCGKELKFRSQLAAHLQTHTDERPHLCDVCGRKFCRRYQLERHKLLVHVDGGATEDEEGSLPCDVCGKRLKTEALLAAHSRMHSGDKPFRCTLCLRRFMRHACLKRHYARAHMKEGSGAAARSAGLRQDKSFPCATCGKVFKFRSLLSNHAAVHSDERPHACDFCPRRFRRLSHLKRHRRVVHRDGARLPQNFVCHICGKDKKCRSQLARHVIIHTGERPFGCDMCAARFNRRGNLQQHRKRVHGIHPTPEEADPPVLFPDLDEDCDYKLEDTASSSAD from the exons ATGGCAGCTATGGCGGCAGCGCCACCCAGAGGCGGAGAGGACCTGCACGTCCTGGTGAGGAAGTGGCAAGAGGTGGCCTGCCAGTGGGAGGCGCCAGCGGGCAGCACCTTTGAGGTTGGCTGCCAGAGCGATAACGCCCAGAGTCGAGACGTCGGCGTCCAGACGGACCTGTTGACTCGCCGACTGTCCTGGAGACGTGCGG GTTTCTCCGGCATATCCGTCAGGCGTTTGGCCCTGCGAGCCAATCGTCAAAATGGTGATGGCACGCTGCCGCATAGCAAAAGCAAAGTTATCAGAACCGCCGTCAAAGCTCAGGAGGTGTCCCTCGCCGATGTAGCCGTCTCCTCCCCCTCGCCGCCGCTGTCTGGTGGGCGGCCGCGGAGAACACGGCGACCTCCACGGTGGCGCGAAGATCTGCAGACGCCGGCGATGCTCGAATTGCGGCAGAAGGTGGCGgccgaggacgaggaggaccAGGGTGTGCAGACGTTGCCCCAGGAGG GTGCGGCAGCGGCCGACGCCAAGTTGGAGGCAGAGAACATCATGTGCGATGTGTGCGGGCAGGTTATGAAGAACAAGTCCAGCCTGGCTCGTCATTCCTTCATCCACACGGGCAAGAAACCGTTTGCGTGCCACCTGTGCGACCTTCGCTTCAACCGTCGCGACAACCTCAGCCATCACCTCAGCCGGCTCCACCCGGGGGGCGTGACCCGGCGCGAGAAGCGGCGCCCCGTCCAGACGTGGCTCTGCGACGTGTGCGGGAAAACCTTCCGCTGCAGGTCGGCTCTCAAGACGCACGAGATCATCCATCTGGGAGTCAAACCCCACCGCTGCGACCTTTGCCCGAAGGCCTACATGCGCACCAACGACCTCCAGCACCACAAGCTCACCGTGCACCAGGATGGTGAAGGTGACGGCAGCGGGACGCGCCGCCGCTCGGGCTCCTTGCTGTGTCACTTCTGCGGGAAAGAGCTCAAGTTCCGATCTCAGTTGGCGGCGCATCTGCAGACGCACACGGACGAGCGGCCGCACCTCTGTGACGTCTGCGGCCGCAAATTCTGCCGCCGCTACCAGCTGGAGCGCCACAAGCTCCTCGTCCATGTCGACGGCGGTGCCACAGAGGACGAGGAAGGCTCGCTGCCGTGCGACGTGTGTGGCAAGCGGCTGAAGACCGAGGCACTCCTCGCCGCCCACTCGCGCATGCACTCGGGTGACAAGCCCTTTCGCTGCACGCTGTGCCTGCGCCGTTTTATGCGCCACGCCTGCCTCAAGCGACActacgcacgcgcacacatgaAGGAGGGCAGCGGGGCGGCGGCACGCTCCGCCGGTCTGCGCCAAGACAAGTCCTTCCCCTGCGCCACCTGCGGCAAAGTGTTCAAGTTCCGCTCGCTGCTGAGCAACCACGCGGCCGTGCACAGCGACGAGCGGCCGCACGCCTGCGACTTCTGCCCGCGCCGCTTCCGCCGCCTCAGCCACCTGAAGCGGCACCGACGCGTGGTCCACCGTGACGGCGCACGCCTGCCGCAGAACTTTGTGTGCCACATCTGCGGCAAGGACAAGAAGTGCCGCTCGCAGCTGGCGCGCCACGTCATCATCCACACGGGCGAGCGCCCCTTCGGTTGCGACATGTGCGCCGCGCGCTTCAATCGTCGAGGCAACCTGCAGCAGCACAGGAAGCGCGTGCACGGCATCCACCCGACGCCGGAAGAGGCCGACCCGCCGGTGCTCTTCCCTGACCTCGACGAGGACTGCGACTATAAACTGGAAGACACTGCGTCCTCGTCCGCTGACTGA